Proteins encoded by one window of Aspergillus chevalieri M1 DNA, chromosome 6, nearly complete sequence:
- a CDS encoding putative cell division control protein Cdc25 (COG:T;~EggNog:ENOG410PGVB;~InterPro:IPR000651,IPR036964,IPR019804,IPR023578, IPR036028,IPR008937,IPR001895,IPR001452;~PFAM:PF14604,PF00018,PF00617,PF07653,PF00618;~go_function: GO:0005085 - guanyl-nucleotide exchange factor activity [Evidence IEA];~go_function: GO:0005515 - protein binding [Evidence IEA];~go_process: GO:0007264 - small GTPase mediated signal transduction [Evidence IEA]): protein MKYTNARGFSPSPEPPPALFVRAMYDYDADDHTSLSFRRGDIIQVLNQLETGWWDGVINGKVRGWFPSNYCSVENEMSELDDENSHAHEEADMSATESGMEEADEDQDEDDADSTGNPRDSQPILPIEGVGGASSEQEEAAFWIPQATPDGRLFYFNTLTGYSTMELPFENPMVTDESGPHDRTNFSVPDQSRPPPEMMARGFERDEDDYDGSASEAEGESLLLASHDSMSRRRRSFIDGVSPATSMDSLHPPSAAKSINGASRNSPQKGYGIATSTNNYSGLDQFPRLSISVDARPRFADDGYSHLTWPLLVDNMRHAIDAYRQALLNGDRSEYVRRAEDISDHLRMLLAAGSDTTDNHSGNPSIISTNKALYPHFRDMMSKFSKLVLSSHIAAADWPGPDSVNKCLQEADGVLHGVYGYVDVARQQRGDSINRIVPGFMMGTGSGGFWQNNGVSVSESGPTSFLDQDGSDARVEPSVTLDAAHLDHIDILRRSFVGSIRRLEERLTLSQRKVVTATEQQSIGESVAAAAIKVVEQFRPWLSAVESCNLAPLGSSYQSNPQLVDFSLQKQRVYDAIADFVLGCQAVSAPLGDEWAELRGDSLEDRLTAVRSISRQLENFVSQIGFSLSLLLEQVPEPTSTLRSDSRLGGGNEPFMGNGVRSRANSQANVHQSAFPIDDGSEKVRRNRDKAQRFFGQAPPAAIPREPIREPASAPEETPWFLKIDHEGEVFYDTKNDVPTLKCGTLAGLVEHLTRHDKLDASFNNTFLLTYRSFTSASELFEMMVQRFNIQPPFGLNDEEMQLWVDRKQKPIRFRVVNIMKSWFEHFWTEPNDDFNMDILRRVHAFTKDSITTTKTPGSPQLMSVIEQRLRGQDTTAKRLVPTQATAAPTPIIPKNMKKLKFLDIDPTEFARQLTIIESRLYSKIRPTECLNKTWQKKIATNEAEPAANVKSLILHSNQLTNWVAEMILTQTDVKKRVVVIKHFITVADKCRQFNNFSTLTSIISALGTAPIHRLGRTWSQVSGRTSAVLEQMRRLMASTKNFGEYRETLHLANPPCIPFFGVYLTDLTFIEDGIPSLTPSELINFNKRAKTAEVIRDIQQYQNIPYLLTAVPELQDYILSNLQAAGDVHDMYDRSLELEPREREDEKIARLLSESGFL, encoded by the exons ATGAAGTACACCAATGCTCGGGGCTTTTCGCCAAGCCCAGAACCCCCACCGGCTCTGTTCGTACGGGCCATGTACGATTATGATGCAGACGACCACACCAGTCTTAGTTTCCGGCGAGGTGATATTATCCAGGTTCTCAACCAGCTCGAGACCGGCTGGTGGGACGGTGTCATCAATGGCAAGGTTCGAGGCTGGTTTCCTAGCAATTACTGTTCAGTCGAAAACGAGATGAGTGAACTGGATGACGAGAACTCGCACGCCCACGAAGAAGCGGACATGAGTGCCACCGAATCAGGCATGGAGGAGGCCGACGAGGACCAAGATGAGGACGATGCCGACTCAACCGGGAACCCGCGCGATTCGCAGCCGATTTTGCCCATTGAGGGTGTTGGTGGTGCTTCCAGCGAGCAGGAAGAGGCCGCCTTTTGGATTCCCCAGGCCACACCAGATGGTCGTCTGTTCTATTTTAACACTCTCACTGGCTACAGTACCATGGAGTTGCCGTTTGAGAATCCTATGGTGACTGATGAGTCTGGTCCGCACGACCGCACGAACTTCTCCGTGCCTGACCAGTCCCGTCCACCGCCAGAGATGATGGCACGTGGTTTTGAGCGCGACGAGGATGACTACGATGGTTCCGCATCTGAAGCGGAGGGTGAATCTTTATTGTTGGCTTCTCACGACTCCATGTCGCGCAGACGCCGTTCTTTTATTGATGGCGTGTCTCCCGCCACCTCCATGGACTCGTTGCATCCTCCGTCGGCCGCCAAATCCATCAATGGCGCCAGTCGCAACAGCCCCCAGAAGGGTTATGGTATTGCGACCTCCACCAACAACTACTCTGGCCTAGACCAGTTCCCTCGACTCTCGATTTCGGTCGATGCTCGACCACGCTTTGCAGACGACGGTTATTCGCACCTCACCTGGCCGCTACTGGTCGATAACATGCGTCACGCTATTGACGCCTATCGACAAGCACTTCTCAATGGCGACCGCTCGGAGTATGTGAGACGAGCTGAAGATATCTCGGATCACCTTCGCATGCTGCTGGCCGCAGGATCGGACACTACGGACAACCACTCAGGAAACCCGTCTATCATCTCGACGAACAAGGCCTTGTACCCCCACTTCCGGGATATGATGTCCAAATTCTCCAAGCTGGTTCTCTCTTCGCATATTGCGGCGGCTGATTGGCCTGGCCCAGATTCCGTTAACAAATGCCTTCAGGAGGCTGATGGTGTCCTGCATGGTGTTTACGGCTATGTTGACGTAGCACGTCAGCAGCGGGGAGACTCGATCAATCGCATCGTTCCCGGTTTCATGATGGGTACTGGCTCTGGCGGTTTCTGGCAGAACAATGGGGTTTCTGTGAGCGAGTCCGGTCCTACCTCTTTCTTGGACCAGGACGGTAGTGATGCTCGAGTGGAGCCATCCGTGACCCTTGATGCGGCGCATCTAGATCATATTGACATCCTCCGTCGGTCTTTTGTTGGCAGTATCCGTCGACTCGAGGAGCGATTGACCCTTAGTCAGAGGAAGGTTGTGACTGCCACAGAGCAGCAATCCATTGGCGAATCAGTCGCTGCCGCCGCAATCAAGGTTGTGGAGCAATTCCGTCCCTGGCTCTCTGCGGTCGAGTCGTGTAACCTAGCACCCTTGGGTTCTAGCTACCAAAGCAATCCGCAATTGGTAGACTTTAGCTTACAGAAACAGAGAGTCTACGATGCCATTGCGGATTTTGTTCTGGGCTGCCAAGCCGTATCCGCGCCACTGGGTGATGAGTGGGCGGAGCTGCGTGGTGATTCGCTCGAAGATCGCCTGACTGCTGTCCGGAGCATCTCCAGACAACTCGAAAACTTCGTTTCGCAGATCGGATTCTCGCTGTCGCTGCTTCTCGAGCAGGTTCCCGAGCCGACTTCGACCCTCCGCAGCGACAGTCGCCTGGGTGGCGGGAATGAGCCTTTCATGGGCAATGGCGTGCGTAGCCGGGCCAACTCGCAGGCAAATGTCCACCAATCGGCGTTTCCGATAGACGATGGCTCTGAGAAGGTGCGGCGCAATAGGGACAAAGCCCAGAGATTTTTTGGCCAAGCTCCGCCGGCCGCAATCCCTCGCGAACCGATTCGTGAGCCCGCCAGCGCACCAGAAGAAACTCCTTGGTTCTTGAAGATAGACCATGAGGGTGAAGTATTCTACGACACCAAGAACGATGTGCCAACATTGAAGTGCGGAACTCTGGCTGGATTGGTCGAGCATCTGACTCGCCATGACAAACTGGACGCGTCATTCAACAACACGTTCCTTCTCACCTATCGTTCGTTTACGTCCGCTTCCGAACTTTTCGAGATGATGGTGCAACGCTTTAACATTCAGCCCCCATTTGGCTTGAATGACGAGGAGATGCAGCTTTGGGTTGACAGAAAGCAGAAGCCGATTCGCTTCCGTGTGGTCAACATCATGAAGAGCTGGTTCGAGCATTTCTGGACGGAACCGAATGACGACTTCAACATGGATATCCTACGCCGCGTTCATGCCTTCACGAAGGATTCCATCACTACTACCAAGACCCCTGGTTCGCCTCAACTGATGTCGGTCATTGAGCAGCGCTTGCGTGGTCAGGATACCACCGCGAAACGGTTAGTCCCGACGCAGGCCACCGCTGCTCCGACTCCGATTATCCCCAAGAACATGAAGAAGCTGAAATTCTTGGACATTGACCCCACGGAATTTGCTCGTCAACTCACTATTATCGAGTCGCGTCTCTATTCCAAGATTCGGCCGACTGAGTGTTTGAACAAAACGTGGCAGAAGAAGATCGCGACCAATGAGGCGGAGCCTGCTGCTAATGTCAAGTCTCTGATTCTCCATTCGAATCAGTTGACCAACTGGGTGGCAGAGATGATTCTCACGCAAACTGATGTCAAGAAGCGTGTGGTGGTGATCAAGCACTTCATCACCGTTGCAGAT AAATGCCGTCAATTCAACAACTTCTCTACATTGACCTCCATCATCTCTGCTCTCGGAACGGCGCCTATTCATCGTCTTGGTCGGACATGGTCCCAGGTCAGCGGTCGTACGTCTGCTGTTCTCGAACAGATGCGCAGACTTATGGCAAGCACGAAGAACTTTGGCGAGTATCGTGAGACATTGCATCTTGCTAACCCGCCCTGCATTCCGTTCTTCGGTGTGTACTTGACCGACTTGACTTTCATTGAGGATGGTATTCCATCTCTCACGCCTTCGGAATTGATCAACTTCAACAAGCGCGCCAAGACAGCTGAAGTCATCCGAGACATTCAACAATACCAGAACATCCCGTATCTGTTGACGGCAGTACCTGAGCTGCAGGACTACATTCTTAGCAATTTACAAGCGGCGGGCGATGTGCATGATATGTACGACCGGAGTCTTGAGCTGGAACCTCGAGAGCGCGAGGATGAGAAGATCGCAAG ACTATTGTCTGAGTCCGGGTTCCTGTAA